From Acidianus brierleyi:
CTTAGGTAATTGCGATTCCACAAAATTCTTTTCTCTTTCCCTTATTTATTCTTGCTACTTTTATCATTAGTTATTATTATCTTAATTGAATATATTGAGATTTATATATAAAATAATATTCTCTAAGACTTTATTACGAAAAATTAGTTATCTAGGTTGTAAAATATTTTTGAGATAATTTCTTTATATATGAATATTAAATTTATCTCTTATGTTCAATAAGCTCTTATTATAGTTTTCCGCATTTAAGAAGACTATAAGATAACTATACTGCTAAAAATTTCACTATATATGAAATTCCATTCTTAATTATACAATAATAAAAGTTATAGGAAAAACTCTTTTACTCTGCGATTTATGGACTCTCATGGACGTAATAGAAGAAATGAAAAAGAAAGGGTTTAAGAAGTTAACAGGTCCTCCAGAAGATTGGCTAAAGACTTTCACTTCAATGGATTGGGGATTTAGAGAAAAAGAGAGACTCAAAAAGGAGTGGGATAAAATAGAGCCAGGTGACATTTTTATTTTTCATTCCATGAAAACTGAAAACTTATCTGCAGACTTTCCAACTGGAATTATAGGAGTTGGTATTATAGGAGAAAAGAGAACTGGAATAGACGAAGAAGCATATTTTGAGGATAAGAGACTAAGGCCTTTAAGGATAGTCTTTAAAGAAATTTGGTGGTTCGGCGATTACGAGAAGATTTCAAAAGAAAAATTTCCTTTAAAAGCTAGAAGGGGAGAGGATTTTCTGATTAAAGAGATTTATTATCTCTTAAGGAATTGCATAACTTTCCAAGAAATGAGAGAACATGACTGTATAATATCTACCCAAGGTGCAATACAAAACGTAAGTAAAGAAAAACAGAATAAGTTAATAGAACTTATAAAGCCTAGATTAAAGGAACCTATCAGGAAATGAATCACTATGCTTTAAGAGCCTACTTCAATCTACATCGTTAGTAGTTCCTGAAAATTCTTATCCTTAATTTCAAAAAACTATTCTTCTTATGACCAGATTTTATATCATAAGGTAAAATATCCTTTAGCTTATCTTTATTTTTGATTATCATATTATATATTTTATCCTTTAATTCTAAATTATCAGACAATATTTTATATCCATAATAGAGCATATGCGATAAATTAACATTATTTTCGTTACACTCTTCCGGTTTCATGACAATAATATCAACTGGAGCGTTAGGCATAGTGCGACTATAAATTTCAATACCTTTATCTTAACAAGGGCGTTCAGTAATAAATATTTCGGTTGAACTTCAAGCATAATGTCAACTAAGATTGCCACGTGTACCTTTCAATCCACGTGGCGATTTGGGGAGGATCACTTAGGCTCATAAGGCTTATTATTATACCAAACACTCCAAACTATTCTAGCCAATTTCCTGGCTAAAGCAGTGTACAACTTCTTTCCCTTCAACTTTTCCTTATGGTTCTCGTAAAATTCTAGTAATGTAGGATTACGAGAGTAATTCATCTCAGCGAGGAAGTAGAACAAGCTGCGCAAGTACTTATTACCCTTCTTCGATATTCCCTTACTTACAGTAGCTTTACCGCTCCTCTCATTGGGTCTAAACCGCAGATACGAAGGACTCAGGGTTAGGAAAGCGTTTAATGTCTCCAACAATGCCTATTATTATTCCCGAAGAAAGTTTTCCTATTCCCGGTATAGTTAATAGAACGTGATTTTCAGACTGTGATTGTATCATTTTCTCTACTTCTTTTATTTTCTCGCTTGTTTCCAGTAGTGCTTTAGATAATACTTCGATTTCTTCAAGTACGATCTTTGTGTACTCTAAGTTGTATAATTGTATTTTGAAGTTTCCTTTAGAGAATTCTTCAAGCATTTCCTTGCTTATTTTTTCCTCGTCACTGACTAGGAATAGTGCTCTTTTTACCCTGTTCTTGTACTTTACTTCAAGGTCTTTTAGGAAGATATATAGTGTTACTAGTTCTTTCAATGGGTTGTAGTTGTACTCCTTTGCCTTGTTTGCCATGTTTATTAGTTTTTGTGCGTCGTAAAAATCTGTTTTCTTTCCTCTCAAGTCCTTCTCCTTCCATAGTATATTTGGGCTTACTTGTAGTATCTTGATCCCTTTTTCCTTGAAGTATTGACATGGTTTTATTGAGTATGCTCCTGTCGGTTCGACCACTATTGTGTTTAGTTTCACTTTTAGTATTTCTTCATAACCCTTCTTGTTGTTCTCGTAGACCCTCCCCTCACTCGTTACTAGATGATCTTTTGATATGTCTATTCCTAGGATCCCTACCTCTTTATCACACCTATATCCGTGCATATTATCACAATGTTCAGTCCGATGGTAGGGGTTTGTCACGCCCCCGTTCGAAGACTTTGCTTCAGTCAAAGGGTCGACCATGTTTCCCAGTTGGAGAGTATTACTCTCCCCAACTAATTAATCTATATAGGGTTCAAAGGGGGCGGAAGACTCCATCCGTAAGGGTGGAGATGGATAGCCTCCTTTGTAAAACTTATATACTTCTTTTTCAAATACCCTATTAATGTCCGACGTAGGGTTACGCTTTAGAGCGTACACTGACGAACAAACATTGAGGGCGTTAAAAGCCCAGTTGAGGTTAGCGTCAGAAGTGTACAACACTCTACGTTGGGCAGACATCTATTTTCATGAAAGAGACGGAAAAGGACTCACTAAGACGGAGTTGAGGCAACTAGCTCTCGATCTGAGAAAACAGGATGGGCAATATCAACATCTATATTCCCAAACACTGCAGCAGATTGCAGACAGATTCTACGACGCTAGACAGAGGTTCTTCGATGGGTTAGCACGTTACCCAAAGGAAAAGAAAGCACACAAGTGGTACTCCCTCGTCTACCCTCAATCAGGTTGGAAAGTCCTGAAGGTGAGAGAAATAAGGACGAAGAGCAAGAAGAACAAGAAGAAGGTAATAACGCTTCAGCTGTCAAACCTAGGGATCTTCAACGTCGTTGTCCATAGGGACTTCCCGCTAGACAAGGTAAAGAGGGTAGTAATCAAGTTAACACCATCAGGCAGAGTTTACATTACTTTCGTTGTGGATCAAGAGTATCCTCAACTCCCCAAGACAAACAAAGTTGTTGCTGTGGATGTAGGCGTAGAGAAACTTCTCACTACCTCTGACGGGGAATATGTCCCCAACCAGAGACCTTATGAGAAGGCGCTCAACAAGATGAAGAAGCTTCATAAAGCTCTCTCACGGAAGAAGTTCTTGTCACGCAACTGGTTTAAGGCAAAGATTCGTCTAGCGAGGGCTCACGAACACTTGAAGAACCTTAGGAAGGACATGTACATGAAACTTGGTAAGTATTTTGCTGAGCATTATGATGTTCTCGTAATGGAGGATATTCGCGTTAAGCAAATTGTTGGTAAGTCTCTCAGAAGGCTTAGGATGAGGTTACACGATGTTGCTTTTCATGAGCTTAGGAGTATCATGGAGTATCAACTTGGGAAGTACGGTAAGAAACTCACTCTAGTGGATCCTGCTTTTACTTCAATGACTTGTGCTAGGTGCGGACATGTTAAGAAAGATTTGACGTTGGCTGATCGTGTGTTTGTCTGTCCCAAGTGCGGTTGGGTCGCTGATCGTGATTATAATGCTTCCCTCAACATCCTAAGAAGATCGGGGTCGGAACGACCCTTAGTGCCTGTGGAGCTGAGACCTCTACCTTTGGCAAGCCTCGGCTTTGAAGCAGGAAGCTCCGTCCGTTAGGGCAGGGTAGTTCACGTAATGGATTTTCACATTCTATGAAAACTATTATATCGAAATCGCTATTAGGTCTATTTTTACCGCTAGCTCTACTGCCAAATAATATAACAGTAGTGTTAGGATAAAGGCCTATTAACTTACCTAGTACTTCGTGAGCTTCTCTCAACTTCATTTCCTTTTCCATTTTACTTTTAAAGTATATTCAAATTTAAAGAATCTAGATTATATCATATGTTTTGTATTATTAAGAAAAAAGATAAGCTATTGTTTTAAATGTCGTTTGACCTTAATAAGTATCATAAAGATAATCATATTATAATACTAATGATCTAGTATCTGTAATTATATTTCTGTTTCTACATATAATGACTAAAATATTTTCTATTTTCCATTATTTTAACGTCCTCAGGGAAAGTTAACATTTTAGAGAACGAAAAAGCATTACTATTTTCTCCAAATTTACTTCCGACCATTTCTAGCGTAATTTTCCTTACTTCTCTTTCGTCCGCTATTCCTATTAGATGTAAATATTCGTGTAATATTACAACGTAAAGATAATCATGAGATTTCTCACTGTCAATAGCTACTCTACTATAAGGTATCTCGTTGACATAAATTACGTTACTTCCTGCTTTAACAAAACCTAAAACTGAAGGATTAAAAGAAGCAAACTGAACATAAGCTTCTGCTCTTTTTCCCATTCTTTTTAAAACGTCGCCTTGAACTTCAATAAGTATAGTATTTGGAGAACTTATCGATGGCATAGTTAATTTTCTCATTACGTATTTTTAACTTTATGGGTTAAGAGGCTTTGTAAAATATTAAAAATTAAGAAAAATTTTTATATTGATTGTTGATATAAAGTTAGATTAAAACCCTTATTGAGAATTATTTGGCAAAATTTTAGAATAATTTATAATATATTTTTATATACTATTATATGGTTTAGAAAAGATTTAATAGTATTTTATTAAAAAGTGTCATAATGATATACAGGGAACATAATAATTTATTTTATAATCAAGATAATAAAGAAGATTCATTTAGCAATTTGAATAGAAAAAGTATAAAACGAATTATATTCGAGATTGCAGTACAGGAAAGATTACTGTTTACTTTAATATTTCAGTTTATTTAAATAATTTGATATAAAATGTTATAACATTGGCACACTTATGAATATCTAAATATAATGATTAAAATGAATGTTTTTCTTAGAGCAGATTATTTCAATTCTAAATGAAACCTTGAATGTCTATAAGATACTATAATTAATCTAAATATTTTTAATATTTTACTATATATAAGAAAATTCTATAGAATATTAAGCTTTTGCCTAATCTTACATTTAAGAAATCAATATTATTTTCACTTTCGCGGAACTCTCCCTCTATTTACATTTTTAATATTCGATTATATATGATATTACACGTCAAAAGAAAATATATGATATCTTTAGGTAAATGGAAAGCTTCTTCCTATATTAACTGCTTAAGAGATTTCTTCAGTTATGATAGAGTAACCATAGACTCTATGGCATTTTTAATTGCTTCAGCCAATGATGATGAACTGGACGTATTTAAGCCTGACACTAATGGTATAATGTATGCAGAAAAACTAGAGGATATAAAAGGTAACTGCGAAAAGTGGATAAAAATTTTCTCTTCATACAAAGATGATATAATAAAAAATACAAGCATGAAATTATGGAAGTTTTATTCTAACAAAAATGTAGTATTTAATGAAGATGAGAAAAGATTACTCACGGATCTAGGTATTAAGATTTAAAGGTTAAGCCTATATTAAAATTTTTACTGAAATACCTAGACACTTCCTTTTTTAGAGATTCGTCATAAACTGCAATATGTATTCTATATCTATCTGGAAGTTTAACAATATCTTCCCTCTCAAATTCTGTATTATTTTGATAAGAGCCTATAGTTCTCTCTATATATATATCACTTCTCTTAGTTTCTATTTCCGTCTTGCCGATTATTATCTTTCCTTCGTACGGAAAAATAATGTCATTGAAAAAATCTTTAGCTACTTTCTCTTGGTCTAATAACTGTATAAGCTGTTCTGCAGTCTTACCTTCTAACGTAGATCTTAAGTAGCGTCGTCTATTAATTATAGCATTATATAACGGCTCGTAGTCATTCTTCTTTACCCTTAAGATACTAATTATCTTATCGTCTGTAAAGTCAATAAATTCTTGAACGTTTGTCGGTATATTGATATCATCATTGGATATTGCATAAGCAATAAAATATGCCATTATTCTATTAAAGATCTCTATTACTACGTGATTATATACCGAACTATACATATGAAACCTTGCTAAGAAGAAGTGTTCCAAATCATCAATTGCTTTA
This genomic window contains:
- a CDS encoding RNA-guided endonuclease InsQ/TnpB family protein; translated protein: MSDVGLRFRAYTDEQTLRALKAQLRLASEVYNTLRWADIYFHERDGKGLTKTELRQLALDLRKQDGQYQHLYSQTLQQIADRFYDARQRFFDGLARYPKEKKAHKWYSLVYPQSGWKVLKVREIRTKSKKNKKKVITLQLSNLGIFNVVVHRDFPLDKVKRVVIKLTPSGRVYITFVVDQEYPQLPKTNKVVAVDVGVEKLLTTSDGEYVPNQRPYEKALNKMKKLHKALSRKKFLSRNWFKAKIRLARAHEHLKNLRKDMYMKLGKYFAEHYDVLVMEDIRVKQIVGKSLRRLRMRLHDVAFHELRSIMEYQLGKYGKKLTLVDPAFTSMTCARCGHVKKDLTLADRVFVCPKCGWVADRDYNASLNILRRSGSERPLVPVELRPLPLASLGFEAGSSVR
- a CDS encoding nucleotidyltransferase family protein, yielding MEKEMKLREAHEVLGKLIGLYPNTTVILFGSRASGKNRPNSDFDIIVFIECENPLRELPCPNGRSFLLQSRGLPKVEVSAPQALRVVPTPIFLGC